The following are from one region of the Etheostoma spectabile isolate EspeVRDwgs_2016 chromosome 2, UIUC_Espe_1.0, whole genome shotgun sequence genome:
- the mief2 gene encoding mitochondrial dynamics protein MID49: MNFQGSRRRGADGIAMVIDFLLSNARLILGVGGAAMLGIATLAVKRLIERAGRAADDEKVEQKMAELSLVSASPTLIKKGIKGVVMKHVTKAAKQQKADLCQQPQMSSLESKPESKSKRLQLCVLSLQERLQQYYHTRAALTPNEVQRAQSQALDICTEIQGFLRSRLPDMPLGEMSLGGSLLDDLQVVSADHACLLVPLQLEASLWRLIPGEETLLTHPLHWMVRRVNLEYFPRGLSYWDRYLVGGYLSAEAVVNMFSKAVMETINWPSISSTLDCLVRPVLGGPDLKVEIRPGNEWAESSDQSLFISMLPLLREGDVVLTAQPELTSPWVNAWHLSLYPWETQRLTQLDTADDGHRRHTLKILKAVCRLNPALRPLQAAPLANLILHLSDSESDWSESSLHVRFQQCITELIGYLEQEALHSYFKPAVNLLSGLSEDQVDQMGFMLYCAVSEPEILLI, from the exons ATGAACTTCCAGGGCAGTCGGCGGCGAGGAGCGGATGGCATCGCCATGGTGATTGACTTCCTGCTGTCTAATGCCCGGCTGATTCTGGGAGTTGGTGGGGCTGCCATGCTAGGAATTGCTACACTGGCAGTGAAACGG CTGATAGAGCGCGCAGGCCGTGCAGCCGATGATGAAAAGGTGGAGCAGAAGATGGCTGAGTTGAGTTTGGTCTCTGCTTCCCCCACTCTGATCAAGAAGGGCATAAAGGGTGTGGTGATGAAACATGTTACCAAGGCAGCAAAACAGCAAAAAG CGGACCTGTGCCAACAACCTCAGATGTCCTCTCTGGAGTCTAAACCGGAGTCAAAGTCCAAGAGACTTCAGCTCTGTGTCCTCAGTTTGCAG GAGCGACTGCAGCAGTATTATCACACGAGGGCAGCACTAACTCCAAATGAGGTCCAGAGGGCTCAGTCTCAAGCTCTGGACATCTGCACTGAGATCCAGGGCTTTCTGCGCAGCCGTCTTCCTGACATGCCCCTGGGAGAAATGAGCCTCGGAGGTTCTCTGCTGGATGACCTGCAG GTGGTTAGCGCGGACCATGCATGTCTGCTGGTGCCTCTACAGCTGGAAGCTTCTCTGTGGCGTCTCATCCCGGGAGAGGAAACGCTGCTCACACACCCGCTGCACTGGATGGTCCGCCGGGTCAATCTGGAATATTTTCCCAGAGGACTCAGCTACTGGGACAG GTACCTGGTGGGGGGTTACCTGTCCGCAGAAGctgttgtgaacatgtttagTAAAGCTGTCATGGAAACTATAAACTGGCCGTCCATCAGCAGCACTCTGGACTGTCTCGTCAGACCTGTCCTAGGAGGACCAGACCTAAAAGTGGAGATtcg GCCTGGGAACGAGTGGGCAGAGAGCAGTGATCAGTCCCTGTTTATCTCCATGCTGCCTCTGCTGCGGGAGGGGGACGTGGTTCTGACCGCCCAGCCTGAGCTCACCTCTCCCTGGGTCAACGCCTGGCACCTGTCTCTCTACCCGTGGGAGACTCAGCGCCTGACTCAGCTCGACACCGCTGACGACGGACACCGcagacacacacttaaaatCCTCAAGGCTGTGTGCAGACTGAACCCTGCCCTGCGGCCGCTTCAAGCCGCCCCGCTCGCCAATCTCATCCTGCACCTCAGTGACAGTGAGAGCGACTGGTCCGAGAGCAGCCTTCATGTGCGATTCCAGCAGTGCATCACAGAGCTGATTGGCTACCTCGAACAAGAGGCGTTACACAGTTACTTCAAGCCAGCTGTCAATCTGCTGAGCGGCCTGTCGGAGGACCAGGTGGACCAGATGGGCTTCATGCTCTACTGTGCCGTGTCAGAGCCAGAAATTTTGCTCATATAA